From a region of the Odontesthes bonariensis isolate fOdoBon6 chromosome 2, fOdoBon6.hap1, whole genome shotgun sequence genome:
- the perp gene encoding p53 apoptosis effector related to PMP-22 gives MFRCGIAYPRFRWILPLLLLFAVIFDIIAIAAESGWVEDDEGKSHYASMWNECQGRNNDWNCRSLMKFSWAQAVAALMIIGLLFLILAFILSIVAMCNVNTGLLTATGGLLIIVVIVQIIALIIYPVKFNELIFEGQYYYTWAYGFGWGATILCIGCSLLFCCLPRYEDELSGNAKLKYLYSTS, from the exons ATGTTCCGTTGTGGGATCGCCTACCCTCGATTCAGGTGGATCTTGCCCCTGCTTCTCCTCTTCGCCGTTATTTTTGACATTATCGCCATAGCCGCCGAGTCGGGATGGGTCGAGGACGACGAGGGCAAGTCTCACTACGCCAGTATGTGGAACGAGTGCCAAGGCAGGAATAACGACTGGAACTGCAGGTCTCTTATGAAGTTTT CTTGGGCCCAGGCAGTTGCTGCTCTGATGATCATTGGTCTCCTCTTCCTGATCCTGGCCTTCATCCTCTCCATCGTGGCAATGTGTAATGTCAACACTGGACTTCTGACCGCAACAGGAGGCCTGCTGATTATTGTTG TGATTGTCCAGATCATAGCTCTGATCATTTACCCCGTCAAGTTCAATGAGCTGATCTTCGAGGGCCAATATTACTACACCTGGGCCTACGGGTTTGGCTGGGGCGCCACCATCCTCTGCATCGGCTGCTCCCTGCTCTTCTGCTGTCTGCCACGTTACGAGGACGAACTGAGTGGCAATGCTAAGCTCAAATACCTCTACAGCACTTCCTGA
- the LOC142396360 gene encoding transmembrane protein 26-like — translation MELFKFLSAVITRALFILVALIGVYRVTWVKKDKNYWFLTLVFLPLVAEMIITLKCRQGKDYKWVSPPIFLFLISIIPSIWILELHHQQYSTDLECKTDSLDSLKKFLENKTSGNQTINNYLTQFFSTACSNDWILALHQIVLILLILGRWILPLGGGVTRDELSQLLLMFVGTAADILEFNSETLSDIPSKDNMGYIYTVLAVWTWSMLQFPLHLAVVNSAGENDGDEGIQEDSLLSKRSTDIWSVVQALFIQDGPFLVVRLTIMIKLKVLNQMGIFFAFKNFLVVILNLYRLAVICQDVRPSSHEPVSDSVSP, via the exons ATGGAGCTGTTCAAGTTTCTAAGTGCGGTCATCACCAGGGCGCTATTTATCCTCGTTGCTTTGATCGGAGTCTATAGAGTGACATGGGTGAAGAAAGATAAGAATTATTGGTTCCTGACTTTGGTCTTCCTGCCTCTTGTTGCTGAAATGATAATAACTCTGAAGTGCCGTCAGGGAAAGGATTACAAATG GGTTTCTCCTCCTATCTTTCTGTTTCTCATCAGTATCATTCCCTCCATCTGGATCCTGGAACTCCACCACCAGCAGTACTCAACTGACCTCGAG TGCAAAACTGACTCTTTGGACAGTTTGAAGAAATTCTTGGAGAACAAAACCTCAGGAAACCAAACGATCAACAATTACCTGACg CAATTTTTTTCAACTGCCTGTTCCAATGACTGGATCCTAGCTCTTCATCAGATCGTGCTCATCCTCCTCATATTGGGGAGGTGGATCCTCCCCTTGGGAGGTGGGGTCACAAGAGATGAACTGTCTCAACTTCTCCTCATGTTTGTTGGCACAGCGGCAGACATCCTTGAATTCAATAGTGAGACACTGAGCGATATCCC AAGCAAAGATAATATGGGCTACATCTACACAGTCTTGGCTGTATGGACCTGGAGCATGTTGCAGTTTCCCCTACATCTGGCCG TGGTGAACTCGGCGGGAGAGAACGATGGAGATGAGGGCATCCAGGAAGACTCCCTGCTGAGCAAACGCAGCACTGACATATGGAGCGTTGTGCAGGCCTTGTTTATCCAGGATGGCCCTttcctcgtggtcaggctcacTATCATGATCAAACTTAAAGTCTTAAACCAGATGGGTATTTTCTTTGCTTTCAAGAACTTCCTGGTGGTCATACTGAACTTGTACAGGTTGGCTGTAATATGTCAGGACGTCCGACCTTCCAGCCATGAGCCTGTAAGTGACAGCGTTTCCCCATGA